The Chitinophagales bacterium genome contains a region encoding:
- a CDS encoding ThiF family adenylyltransferase: MNKNDLAFYNDYFSKLEKFEIIKLFRYNKDEKRYEGEILYNSLTFQVHIPEVYPLGEIKFITKDFEGLPHQNFDGSLCLNTNFVNHTFTRLNLEIEKLKSYVRDYYEKGVNDEHYEYSAFDAKGVVTLIFQEDKFNLSRFDKPFGQFKYSVLSFHRNDKNKITQITALAQNLGNTEYSWSSSYHKKDKYIGAWVFLEKEPVHSKKNRFKNWGDLSKILPPDFSDFFRNFCKSSANYRLYPNGLEPYIFLAIGYKIPSLDGFEVHWDFILIPRYDFSRKGLQTIDRYSREIIWDNTYNASYDRYFGRGALNKNLASRKTLVIGNGAVGSTLSEILVRAGLRRIDLADIDIVEPGNICRSSYDFTEVSFSKSAQLKQKLENISPFVEVNIFSELKATSPKSEKYQEVFDKLNSYDLIIDCTANNEIIQMLTDMRLSNLVCYISMSNKAREMIFVTNSDNSNIIERRNQMLYSFGTFTEPEFREGTGCWHPTFEASNFDINQLLNFTVRKINSFFVENAQPRSFYSFIDNDYISLSEDVKFNQSELNLTLTVESSVLETIEQYSRAHYPNEFGGILMGSYLNSYIDLVISDIIVPDKYKSSPTKFEPDHKELNIKTKEYFQHFDNKVIYVGDWHSHPNGSNHFSQPDFNSIKDVAKSKTVNIKNPILLIAAYSDNYFDPGFYVYNKDKLYKFERQ, translated from the coding sequence ATGAACAAGAATGATTTAGCATTCTATAATGACTACTTCAGTAAACTTGAAAAGTTTGAAATCATAAAGCTCTTTAGATACAATAAAGATGAAAAACGATACGAAGGTGAAATTTTATACAACTCGTTAACTTTTCAAGTCCATATACCCGAAGTATACCCTTTAGGTGAAATAAAATTTATCACCAAAGATTTTGAAGGACTACCCCATCAAAATTTTGACGGCTCGTTATGCTTAAATACAAACTTTGTAAATCACACATTTACTAGACTTAACTTAGAGATTGAAAAATTAAAATCATATGTTCGAGATTATTACGAAAAAGGCGTAAATGACGAACATTATGAATACTCTGCATTTGATGCAAAAGGGGTTGTTACATTAATATTTCAAGAAGACAAGTTTAACCTTTCTCGTTTTGACAAACCATTTGGACAATTCAAATACTCGGTATTAAGTTTTCACAGAAATGATAAAAACAAAATCACTCAAATAACTGCTCTTGCACAAAACTTAGGGAATACAGAATATAGTTGGTCAAGCAGCTACCATAAGAAAGACAAATATATTGGAGCTTGGGTATTTTTGGAAAAAGAACCAGTTCACTCAAAGAAAAATCGCTTCAAGAATTGGGGTGATTTGTCAAAAATATTGCCACCTGACTTTTCCGACTTTTTTAGAAACTTTTGTAAATCATCTGCCAATTATAGACTTTACCCAAATGGATTAGAGCCATATATATTTTTAGCTATCGGGTATAAAATTCCAAGTCTTGACGGTTTTGAAGTTCATTGGGATTTTATCCTTATACCTAGATATGACTTTTCAAGAAAAGGACTTCAAACTATTGATAGATATAGCAGGGAAATAATTTGGGATAACACATATAATGCTTCTTATGATAGATATTTTGGAAGGGGTGCATTGAATAAGAATTTAGCTAGCAGAAAAACTCTTGTTATTGGAAACGGTGCTGTTGGAAGTACGTTATCAGAAATACTTGTAAGGGCAGGTTTAAGAAGAATTGACCTTGCTGACATTGATATTGTGGAGCCAGGCAATATTTGTCGCAGTTCATATGATTTTACAGAAGTTTCATTTTCAAAATCAGCTCAGCTAAAACAAAAACTTGAAAACATTTCACCATTCGTTGAAGTGAATATTTTTAGTGAACTAAAAGCAACTTCACCAAAATCAGAAAAGTATCAGGAAGTATTTGATAAGCTAAACTCTTATGACTTAATTATTGATTGCACAGCAAACAATGAAATCATCCAAATGCTTACTGATATGAGATTAAGCAATCTTGTTTGTTATATCTCAATGTCAAACAAAGCGAGAGAAATGATATTTGTGACCAATTCGGACAACTCCAATATTATTGAACGAAGGAATCAAATGCTTTATTCATTTGGAACTTTTACCGAACCTGAATTTAGGGAAGGAACGGGCTGTTGGCATCCGACTTTTGAAGCATCTAATTTTGACATTAATCAGCTACTAAATTTTACTGTTAGAAAGATAAACTCATTCTTTGTTGAGAATGCACAACCAAGAAGTTTTTACAGTTTTATTGATAACGATTACATAAGTTTATCAGAAGATGTTAAATTCAACCAAAGCGAATTAAATCTAACCTTGACTGTTGAGAGTTCAGTATTAGAAACGATTGAACAATATTCAAGAGCACACTATCCAAACGAATTTGGCGGCATTTTAATGGGTAGTTACCTAAATAGTTACATTGACCTTGTAATTTCAGACATAATAGTTCCTGACAAGTATAAAAGTAGTCCAACAAAATTTGAGCCTGACCACAAGGAGTTAAACATTAAGACAAAAGAATATTTTCAGCATTTTGACAATAAAGTGATATATGTTGGTGATTGGCATAGCCATCCAAATGGTAGCAATCACTTTAGTCAGCCTGACTTTAATTCAATTAAGGACGTTGCAAAATCAAAAACAGTAAACATTAAAAATCCAATTCTATTGATTGCAGCCTATTCAGACAACTATTTTGACCCCGGCTTTTACGTTTATAATAAAGACAAACTATATAAATTTGAAAGACAATAA
- a CDS encoding VOC family protein, whose product MNKIFDTYRPEGFETVNGYLFVENPNELIEFLKKAFYAEEINRSTNPENGDIANVILKIGTSCFMISQARGQFLNMRTAFYLYVDNVDEIHKRAVENGAKVEFEPADMDYQDRQSGIIDPSGNYWWISKRLVEKKRL is encoded by the coding sequence ATGAACAAAATATTTGATACATATCGACCAGAAGGATTTGAAACCGTAAACGGATATTTATTTGTGGAAAATCCAAATGAACTGATTGAATTTCTTAAAAAGGCATTCTATGCAGAAGAAATCAACCGTTCAACGAACCCAGAAAATGGCGACATTGCAAACGTGATTTTAAAAATTGGAACTTCTTGTTTTATGATTAGCCAAGCAAGAGGACAATTTTTAAATATGCGAACTGCATTTTATTTGTATGTTGACAATGTGGACGAAATACACAAAAGAGCGGTCGAAAATGGAGCAAAAGTTGAATTTGAACCAGCCGATATGGATTACCAAGACCGACAATCGGGAATTATTGATCCGAGCGGAAACTATTGGTGGATTTCTAAACGGCTTGTGGAAAAAAAAAGGCTATAA
- a CDS encoding VOC family protein: MTRIDPIIAVNDVDSSAKWYEDIFGFKNSSPKGHGFAVLKSETDEIVLCLHQWEMDDHPTMTDPSITPGNGLMLYFRTNNLEKIYKRAKNSGCGIEEDIHLNPRPKKKEFSLRDPDGYFLTVSEYHEYGK, encoded by the coding sequence ATGACAAGAATCGACCCAATTATCGCTGTTAATGATGTAGATAGTAGTGCAAAATGGTATGAGGATATATTTGGCTTTAAAAATTCATCCCCAAAAGGACACGGTTTTGCTGTTCTAAAGTCTGAAACTGATGAAATTGTACTTTGCCTTCATCAATGGGAAATGGACGACCATCCAACAATGACAGACCCAAGTATTACCCCAGGAAATGGTTTAATGCTCTATTTTAGGACGAACAACTTGGAAAAAATATACAAAAGGGCTAAAAACTCGGGTTGTGGTATAGAAGAAGACATCCATTTAAACCCAAGACCAAAGAAAAAGGAATTTTCACTTCGAGACCCCGATGGATATTTCTTGACTGTAAGCGAATATCACGAATATGGAAAGTGA